In Halomarina salina, one DNA window encodes the following:
- a CDS encoding DUF7342 family protein, whose product MNDEQARSWTDGLSAAERVEAVALTVSEPRTANWIAGEAEVAHETATKYLNRLVDDGKLSADARGQQTTYEPDPVGQYLIEMRELYEEHSPDELAVSLEEMNEQIRTWKTEYDVETPNELRASLGRTEDLTDERQRRQVAGEWDHLKTRRRLVEDALHLYDRFPGERRSASA is encoded by the coding sequence ATGAACGATGAACAGGCCCGAAGTTGGACTGACGGTCTGTCGGCGGCTGAGCGCGTCGAAGCGGTTGCACTCACTGTCAGTGAACCCCGAACAGCCAATTGGATCGCTGGTGAAGCCGAGGTCGCCCACGAGACAGCAACGAAGTACCTCAACCGTCTTGTAGACGATGGCAAACTGAGCGCGGATGCACGCGGCCAGCAGACGACATACGAGCCAGACCCGGTTGGTCAATACCTTATCGAGATGCGCGAGCTCTACGAAGAGCACTCTCCCGACGAACTCGCTGTGAGTCTCGAAGAGATGAACGAGCAGATTCGAACGTGGAAGACGGAATACGACGTCGAAACCCCCAACGAACTCCGTGCAAGCCTCGGGAGGACAGAAGACCTCACAGACGAACGCCAACGTCGACAAGTGGCCGGCGAGTGGGACCACCTCAAAACGCGCCGTCGTCTCGTCGAAGATGCACTCCACCTCTACGACCGCTTCCCCGGTGAGCGACGCTCCGCCTCCGCATGA
- a CDS encoding class I SAM-dependent methyltransferase: MTYDDGEFDFVTMFDCLHDMGDPVGVAAHVKEKLADEGVWMSVEPFANDRIEENLTPVGRAFYSASTMLCTPNALNQHGDHARGAQAGEAVMREVVTGRYSLFLGRWVPPDRDEPMVKTDLWQCSIG; the protein is encoded by the coding sequence TTGACCTACGATGACGGCGAGTTCGACTTTGTGACGATGTTCGACTGTCTTCACGATATGGGAGATCCCGTCGGGGTCGCGGCCCACGTCAAAGAGAAACTAGCCGATGAGGGCGTCTGGATGAGTGTTGAGCCGTTCGCCAACGACCGCATCGAAGAGAATCTGACTCCTGTCGGGCGGGCATTCTATTCGGCCTCGACGATGCTCTGTACGCCCAACGCATTGAACCAACACGGTGACCACGCACGTGGGGCTCAAGCGGGCGAAGCCGTCATGAGAGAGGTCGTCACTGGGCGGTATTCCCTCTTTCTGGGAAGATGGGTGCCTCCAGACAGAGACGAGCCTATGGTGAAAACGGATTTGTGGCAGTGTTCAATCGGGTAA